From the genome of Hyalangium ruber, one region includes:
- a CDS encoding adenylyltransferase/cytidyltransferase family protein: MSTVDKIGTLAQVAEERERWRAEGRTVALANGIFDLLHVGHVRYLQGARELADVLVVAVNSDASTRAYKGPGRPYIPEAERAELVAALSCTDRVIVFDEPNVRSVIRALKPDVHVKGTDYTPDSIPEADEVRAYGGRTAVAGDPKDHSTTEIARRMGREGGKG, translated from the coding sequence ATGAGCACAGTGGACAAGATAGGGACCCTGGCCCAGGTGGCCGAGGAGCGTGAGCGCTGGCGTGCGGAGGGGCGTACGGTGGCCTTGGCCAACGGCATCTTCGATCTGCTGCACGTTGGCCACGTGCGCTACCTGCAGGGCGCCAGGGAGCTGGCGGACGTGCTGGTGGTGGCGGTGAATTCGGATGCCTCCACGCGGGCCTATAAAGGACCCGGGCGGCCCTACATTCCGGAGGCCGAGCGAGCGGAGTTGGTCGCGGCGCTTTCGTGTACGGACCGGGTCATCGTCTTTGACGAGCCGAACGTGCGGAGTGTCATCCGAGCGCTCAAGCCGGATGTGCATGTGAAGGGCACGGACTACACGCCGGACTCCATCCCCGAGGCGGACGAGGTACGCGCGTACGGTGGGCGGACGGCGGTGGCGGGAGATCCGAAGGATCACAGCACCACCGAGATCGCCCGACGC